The Lycium ferocissimum isolate CSIRO_LF1 chromosome 10, AGI_CSIRO_Lferr_CH_V1, whole genome shotgun sequence genome window below encodes:
- the LOC132032554 gene encoding GDSL esterase/lipase 2-like isoform X1 — MAFFHGFVIVWLSLTAIPFGCLGSYDYEKISSVQKQKALFVFGDSFFDPGNNNYINTTTQFQANWWPYGESFFNPPSGRFSDGRLIPDFIAEFAELPLIPSYFAICKDQFVHGVNFASGGAGCLTESYRGFVIDLKTQLKYFKKVVKDLKKKFGEKKSERLLSNAVYMFSAGTNDYSNFNATYPKEEYAKMVIGNLTYVLKGIYKEGGRKFAFLNLAPLGCAPSSRALNFQQGNKSGNCIEEMNTLAKIHNSALPKMLKHLEQQLPGFKYSLFDFFKVATERIDNPSKYGFKTSKIACCGTGPFRGINSCGGKRQVKEYELCNNVKDYIFFDSGHLTEVAYQQVAELMWNGTMDVTEPYNLNSFFNLPA; from the exons ATGGCCTTCTTTCATGGCTTCGTCATCGTGTGGTTGTCTCTAACTGCCATACCATTTGGGTGTCTTGGTAGCTATGATTATGAAAAAATATCATCAGTTCAAAAACAAAAAGCCCTCTTTGTGTTTGGTGATTCCTTCTTTGATCCTGGGAATAACAACTATATCAATACTACTactcaattccaagctaatTGGTGGCCTTATGGTGAATCCTTTTTCAACCCTCCTAGTGGCAGATTTTCTGATGGTCGTCTTATTCCTGATTTTATCG cTGAATTTGCTGAGCTGCCACTCATTCCATCGTATTTTGCGATTTGCAAAGACCAATTTGTTCATGGAGTAAATTTCGCATCAGGAGGAGCTGGATGTTTAACTGAATCTTATCGTGGCTTT GTTATTGACCTTAAAAcacaattaaaatattttaagaagGTGGTGAAAGATTTGAagaagaagtttggagaaaaaaagtCTGAACGACTCCTCTCCAATGCTGTATACATGTTTAGTGCGGGAACTAATGATTACAGTAACTTTAACGCGACATATCCAAAGGAAGAATATGCAAAGATGGTAATTGGCAATTTGACATATGTTCTGAAG GGAATATACAAAGAAGGAGGGAGAAAATTTGCCTTCCTAAACTTGGCTCCTTTGGGCTGTGCACCAAGTTCTAGGGCTCTTAATTTCCAACAAGGAAATAAAAGTGGTAACTGCATAGAAGAAATGAACACCCTTGCAAAAATACACAACTCAGCTTTGCCTAAAATGCTAAAGCATCTAGAGCAGCAGTTACCTGGATTTAAGTATTCCTTGTTTGATTTCTTCAAAGTTGCTACTGAAAGAATTGACAATCCTTCAAAATATG GCTTTAAAACATCTAAAATAGCTTGTTGTGGGACGGGTCCATTCAGAGGAATCAATAGTTGTGGAGGCAAGAGACAAGTAAAAGAGTATGAATTGTGCAACAATGTCAAGGATTACATATTTTTTGACTCTGGTCATCTCACTGAAGTGGCATATCAACAAGTTGCTGAATTAATGTGGAATGGAACTATGGATGTTACTGAGCCTTACAACTTAAACTCATTTTTCAATTTACCAGCATAG
- the LOC132032554 gene encoding GDSL esterase/lipase 2-like isoform X2, which produces MAFFHGFVIVWLSLTAIPFGCLGSYDYEKISSVQKQKALFVFGDSFFDPGNNNYINTTTQFQANWWPYGESFFNPPSGRFSDGRLIPDFIDQFVHGVNFASGGAGCLTESYRGFVIDLKTQLKYFKKVVKDLKKKFGEKKSERLLSNAVYMFSAGTNDYSNFNATYPKEEYAKMVIGNLTYVLKGIYKEGGRKFAFLNLAPLGCAPSSRALNFQQGNKSGNCIEEMNTLAKIHNSALPKMLKHLEQQLPGFKYSLFDFFKVATERIDNPSKYGFKTSKIACCGTGPFRGINSCGGKRQVKEYELCNNVKDYIFFDSGHLTEVAYQQVAELMWNGTMDVTEPYNLNSFFNLPA; this is translated from the exons ATGGCCTTCTTTCATGGCTTCGTCATCGTGTGGTTGTCTCTAACTGCCATACCATTTGGGTGTCTTGGTAGCTATGATTATGAAAAAATATCATCAGTTCAAAAACAAAAAGCCCTCTTTGTGTTTGGTGATTCCTTCTTTGATCCTGGGAATAACAACTATATCAATACTACTactcaattccaagctaatTGGTGGCCTTATGGTGAATCCTTTTTCAACCCTCCTAGTGGCAGATTTTCTGATGGTCGTCTTATTCCTGATTTTATCG ACCAATTTGTTCATGGAGTAAATTTCGCATCAGGAGGAGCTGGATGTTTAACTGAATCTTATCGTGGCTTT GTTATTGACCTTAAAAcacaattaaaatattttaagaagGTGGTGAAAGATTTGAagaagaagtttggagaaaaaaagtCTGAACGACTCCTCTCCAATGCTGTATACATGTTTAGTGCGGGAACTAATGATTACAGTAACTTTAACGCGACATATCCAAAGGAAGAATATGCAAAGATGGTAATTGGCAATTTGACATATGTTCTGAAG GGAATATACAAAGAAGGAGGGAGAAAATTTGCCTTCCTAAACTTGGCTCCTTTGGGCTGTGCACCAAGTTCTAGGGCTCTTAATTTCCAACAAGGAAATAAAAGTGGTAACTGCATAGAAGAAATGAACACCCTTGCAAAAATACACAACTCAGCTTTGCCTAAAATGCTAAAGCATCTAGAGCAGCAGTTACCTGGATTTAAGTATTCCTTGTTTGATTTCTTCAAAGTTGCTACTGAAAGAATTGACAATCCTTCAAAATATG GCTTTAAAACATCTAAAATAGCTTGTTGTGGGACGGGTCCATTCAGAGGAATCAATAGTTGTGGAGGCAAGAGACAAGTAAAAGAGTATGAATTGTGCAACAATGTCAAGGATTACATATTTTTTGACTCTGGTCATCTCACTGAAGTGGCATATCAACAAGTTGCTGAATTAATGTGGAATGGAACTATGGATGTTACTGAGCCTTACAACTTAAACTCATTTTTCAATTTACCAGCATAG
- the LOC132035086 gene encoding protein FAR1-RELATED SEQUENCE 2-like, giving the protein MDGVNRIKSAVCIHSHCKYTYEQFNDFIRFDTTYHVNRYNMPFSSFVRINRHDQSILLGCALLTNEDAKNYKLNFETWLKAMKQVAPKAIFTNQCESIKAGVSEVFENDTIHRYCSQYKVAKYEFKNIVLDSITSEEFEQRWGDFIVKYELKENNLFRLNTLYRGNILTAIASALNQGGWFAVIYLSKMMMEHHKMEEEEGVLQIDGAPVRQEQEMSKMVMERHNMWAAGSQSR; this is encoded by the exons ATGGATGGTGTTAATAGGATTAAAAGCGCCGTATGCATTCACTCCCACTGTAAATATACGTATGAGCAGTTCAATGACTTTATCCGCTTCGATACAACCTATCATGTGAATAGGTATAACAtgccattttcttcttttgttcgTATTAATCGTCACGACCAGTCTATACTTTTGGGATGTGCTCTTCTTACCAATGAGGACGCAAAGAAttacaaattgaattttgaaaCATGGCTAAAAGCCATGAAACAAGTTGCTCCAAAGGCTATCTTTACTAACCAATGTGAAAGCATTAAGGCAGGTGTTAGTgaagtttttgaaaatgatacAATTCACAGATATT GTAGTCAATACAAAGTAGCCAAGTATGAATTCAAAAACATTGTCCTTGATAGCATTACCAGTGAAGAGTTCGAGCAAAGATGGGGTGATTTTATTGTGAAATAtgaactaaaagaaaataatttgttCA GGTTAAACACACTATACAGGGGGAACATTTTGACTGCAATTGCAAGTGCTTTGAATCAAGGGGGATGGTTTGCTGTCATATACTTAAG CAAAATGATGATGGAGCATCATAAGATGGAGGAAGAGGAAGGGGTACTGCAAATCGACGGCGCGCCGGTTCGACAAGAGCAAGAAATGAG CAAAATGGTGATGGAACGTCACAACATGTGGGCTGCTGGATCTCAATCTCGATAG